One Streptomyces sp. SAI-135 DNA segment encodes these proteins:
- a CDS encoding serine/threonine-protein kinase: protein MSSGETNGKGQDDAGRLLAGRYRVVSQLGRGGMGVVWRAVDEVLGREVAVKELRTYTDADGPELADLRLRMQREARAAARVRHPGVVAVHDVAEVDGRPLIVMELVEGPSLDQVLRKQGTLDPREAAGIGAKVMDALAAAHEAGVLHRDVKPGNILLDRSGRVLLTDFGIATMDDPGDGSATNLTRTGHLVGSLDYMAPERAQGADPGPASDVWALGATLYAAVEGASPFRRTSTFSTLTAIVGEPLPESHRAGPLGPVLQRLLDKRPEARPGAEEARELLRAVAEGAEPGADSPTTTLRGTASPTGQAETAPDVPAPAPVPVSASQATEGAEPAAGPGQPAPGATGQAEAPAHWWVGAAVPDGAAVPGGATSPDGAAGQAGSPGQGFGGPPQGGGSAPVPGTGASAHAAHGVTRDTTPMAPSRTPRRNRRVLLAAAAVAVVLAVAGTAVSLMNNSGEAEADARPIASGTTGSASSSASPRTDGGPSGSTALTDGGAGKTPGEKKSPGKDGSAEPTAGASASATAHPSAGGSGGGDTGGSDSGDGGTTGNGGPSTPPPAPACTPIGGGKYNCTVWKTAKSYTASGAEAGVLYAGTNYFFCQSNLGRRETSGEWTNVWWARTDDDSGNTGVYVSDVYIKGGNNDEPVPGLPVC, encoded by the coding sequence GTGTCTTCGGGGGAGACCAACGGAAAGGGCCAGGACGACGCCGGTCGGCTGCTGGCCGGGCGTTATCGGGTCGTGTCCCAGCTCGGGCGCGGCGGTATGGGCGTGGTCTGGCGGGCCGTCGACGAGGTCCTCGGCCGCGAGGTGGCCGTCAAGGAACTGCGCACCTACACCGACGCCGACGGCCCGGAACTCGCCGATTTGCGGCTGCGGATGCAGCGCGAGGCCCGCGCCGCGGCCCGGGTCCGCCATCCCGGAGTCGTCGCGGTGCACGACGTGGCCGAGGTCGACGGCCGCCCCCTGATCGTCATGGAGCTGGTCGAGGGCCCCTCCCTGGACCAGGTGCTGCGCAAGCAGGGCACGCTCGACCCGCGGGAGGCGGCCGGCATCGGCGCCAAGGTCATGGACGCCCTGGCCGCCGCCCACGAGGCCGGCGTCCTGCACCGGGACGTCAAGCCGGGCAACATCCTGCTCGACCGCTCCGGCCGCGTCCTGCTCACCGACTTCGGCATCGCCACCATGGACGACCCGGGCGACGGCTCGGCCACGAACCTGACCCGCACCGGCCATCTCGTCGGTTCCCTGGACTACATGGCCCCCGAGCGCGCCCAGGGTGCCGACCCGGGACCGGCCTCCGACGTATGGGCACTGGGCGCGACGCTGTACGCGGCCGTCGAGGGGGCCTCGCCGTTCCGCCGCACGTCGACGTTCTCGACGCTCACCGCGATCGTCGGCGAACCGCTCCCCGAGTCCCACCGCGCCGGACCCCTCGGCCCCGTTCTCCAGCGCCTGCTGGACAAGCGGCCCGAGGCCCGTCCGGGTGCCGAGGAGGCGCGCGAGCTGCTGCGGGCGGTGGCGGAGGGGGCCGAGCCCGGCGCGGACAGTCCCACGACGACCCTGCGGGGTACGGCGAGCCCGACCGGGCAGGCCGAGACCGCCCCCGACGTTCCGGCGCCGGCCCCGGTGCCGGTGTCCGCGTCGCAGGCGACGGAGGGGGCCGAGCCGGCCGCGGGGCCGGGGCAGCCCGCCCCGGGTGCCACGGGGCAGGCCGAGGCCCCCGCGCACTGGTGGGTCGGGGCCGCTGTCCCTGACGGGGCCGCTGTCCCTGGCGGGGCCACTTCCCCTGACGGGGCTGCGGGACAGGCCGGCTCACCGGGCCAGGGCTTCGGCGGCCCTCCTCAGGGCGGCGGTTCGGCGCCTGTCCCCGGGACGGGAGCTTCGGCGCACGCCGCCCACGGGGTGACCCGTGACACGACTCCCATGGCCCCCTCCCGCACACCCCGTCGCAACAGGCGCGTCCTGCTCGCCGCGGCGGCCGTGGCGGTCGTGCTCGCGGTGGCCGGCACGGCCGTCTCGCTGATGAACAATTCGGGCGAGGCCGAAGCCGACGCCCGGCCGATCGCGTCCGGCACGACCGGCTCGGCCTCCTCCTCCGCCTCCCCCCGCACCGACGGCGGCCCTTCCGGCAGCACCGCGCTGACCGACGGGGGCGCCGGGAAGACCCCCGGCGAGAAGAAGTCGCCGGGCAAGGACGGCAGCGCCGAACCCACGGCCGGTGCCTCCGCGTCCGCCACGGCGCACCCCTCCGCCGGAGGCTCGGGCGGCGGCGACACGGGTGGCAGCGACTCGGGGGACGGCGGCACGACCGGGAACGGCGGCCCCAGCACCCCGCCTCCGGCGCCGGCCTGCACCCCCATCGGCGGCGGCAAGTACAACTGCACCGTCTGGAAGACCGCCAAGTCCTACACCGCCTCCGGCGCCGAGGCCGGCGTCCTCTACGCGGGCACCAACTATTTCTTCTGCCAGTCGAACCTGGGGCGCCGCGAGACGTCCGGAGAGTGGACCAACGTCTGGTGGGCGAGGACGGACGACGACAGCGGCAACACCGGCGTCTACGTCAGCGACGTCTACATCAAGGGCGGGAACAACGACGAGCCGGTACCGGGACTCCCGGTCTGCTGA
- a CDS encoding aldolase/citrate lyase family protein yields MGQGQQEQVATSLAGAVSEEISASLAPVDAELERRYPGDPGTRQPVHTVYVPGDVFAADTVRSWGDKALAALDAHAPDAASFAAVLGLSDELAEPVHARVRAKLEHEPIEDLRVDFEDGYGSRPDAEEDEAAARAARLIAEAYEDGTAAPYMGIRMKCMEAAVRDRGIRTLDVFLTGLMAAGGLPEGLVLTLPKVTYPEQVTAFVRLLEAFEKAHGLDSGRLGFEIQIETSQSILATDGTATVARMIQAAEGRATGLHYGTFDYSACLGVSAAHQASDHPAADHAKAVMQVAAAGTGVRVSDGSTNVLPVGPTAKVHDAWRLHYGLTRRALARAYYQGWDMHPGHIPTRYAAVFAFYREGFEQAAGRLARYANRTGGDVMDEPATAKALSGYLLRGLDCGALDIGEVARLTGLTRADLEGYAAPRRGDLTVSTK; encoded by the coding sequence ATGGGCCAGGGCCAGCAGGAGCAGGTGGCGACGAGCCTCGCGGGAGCCGTCAGCGAGGAGATCAGCGCCTCCCTCGCGCCGGTCGACGCCGAACTGGAGCGCCGCTACCCCGGAGACCCCGGCACCCGCCAGCCCGTGCACACCGTCTACGTCCCCGGTGACGTCTTCGCCGCTGACACCGTCCGCTCCTGGGGCGACAAGGCCCTCGCCGCCCTCGACGCACACGCGCCGGACGCCGCGTCCTTCGCCGCCGTCCTCGGGCTGTCCGACGAACTCGCCGAGCCCGTCCACGCGCGCGTGCGGGCCAAGCTGGAGCACGAACCGATCGAAGACCTGCGCGTCGACTTCGAGGACGGCTACGGCTCGCGCCCGGACGCCGAGGAGGACGAGGCGGCGGCCCGCGCGGCCCGTCTGATCGCCGAGGCGTACGAGGACGGCACGGCGGCGCCGTACATGGGCATCCGCATGAAGTGCATGGAGGCCGCCGTCCGGGACCGGGGCATCCGGACCCTCGACGTCTTCCTCACCGGCCTGATGGCGGCCGGCGGCCTGCCCGAGGGACTGGTGCTGACCCTGCCGAAGGTGACCTACCCCGAGCAGGTCACCGCGTTCGTCCGGCTCCTGGAGGCCTTCGAGAAGGCGCACGGACTGGACTCCGGGCGGCTCGGCTTCGAGATCCAGATCGAGACCAGCCAGTCCATCCTGGCCACCGACGGCACCGCCACCGTCGCCCGCATGATCCAGGCCGCCGAGGGCCGCGCCACCGGACTGCACTACGGCACCTTCGACTACAGCGCCTGCCTCGGCGTCTCCGCCGCGCACCAGGCCAGCGACCACCCCGCCGCCGACCACGCCAAGGCGGTCATGCAGGTCGCGGCCGCGGGCACCGGCGTACGGGTCTCGGACGGCTCCACCAACGTCCTGCCGGTCGGGCCGACGGCGAAGGTCCACGACGCCTGGCGGCTGCACTACGGCCTGACCCGCCGGGCCCTGGCGCGCGCCTACTACCAGGGCTGGGACATGCACCCCGGCCACATCCCGACCCGGTACGCGGCCGTGTTCGCCTTCTACCGCGAGGGGTTCGAGCAGGCGGCCGGCCGGCTCGCCCGGTACGCCAACCGCACCGGCGGCGACGTCATGGACGAGCCCGCCACCGCCAAGGCCCTCAGCGGCTACCTGCTGCGCGGTCTCGACTGCGGCGCCCTGGACATCGGCGAGGTCGCCCGCCTGACCGGCCTGACCCGGGCCGACCTGGAGGGCTACGCGGCGCCCCGGCGCGGTGATCTGACCGTCTCCACGAAGTAG
- a CDS encoding endonuclease/exonuclease/phosphatase family protein gives MSDTHRMTRRMGLRTAVAAAVTVPLMGTLPASAAKPNHRRLDVMTFNLRFASTSEPNSWAARRPVMRRLLRREAPTLLGTQEGLYQQLLDIHSDLGPHYAWIGTGREGGSHDESTAVFFDTRRLAPVEHDTHWLSDTPGVVGSNTWGAALPRIVTWVRFRDRAARGREFYLLNTHFDHVGQYARERSAQFLGERIAEFDRASPVVVTGDFNATAHDNRAYDILLAAGLVDTWDTAAERSRLYATFHGYQPLTPDGDRIDWILATTGTTVHRAGINTFAVNGQFPSDHLPVQATLTLG, from the coding sequence ATGTCGGACACCCACAGAATGACGCGTCGCATGGGCCTCAGAACCGCCGTGGCCGCCGCCGTCACCGTGCCGCTGATGGGCACGCTGCCGGCCTCGGCCGCCAAGCCGAACCACCGCCGACTCGATGTCATGACGTTCAATCTGCGTTTCGCGAGCACCTCCGAACCCAACAGCTGGGCCGCCCGGCGCCCGGTGATGCGCCGGTTGCTGCGCCGGGAGGCCCCCACCCTGCTGGGCACGCAGGAGGGCCTCTACCAGCAACTGCTCGACATACACTCCGACCTCGGACCGCACTACGCGTGGATCGGCACCGGCCGCGAGGGCGGCAGCCACGACGAGTCCACGGCGGTCTTCTTCGACACCCGGCGCCTGGCCCCCGTGGAGCACGACACGCACTGGTTGTCCGACACACCCGGGGTCGTCGGCTCGAACACCTGGGGTGCCGCGCTCCCCCGGATCGTCACCTGGGTCCGCTTCCGCGACCGGGCCGCACGGGGACGTGAGTTCTACCTGCTCAACACCCACTTCGACCACGTGGGCCAGTACGCGCGCGAGCGCTCCGCGCAGTTCCTCGGCGAGAGGATCGCCGAGTTCGACCGGGCGTCACCGGTCGTCGTGACGGGCGACTTCAACGCCACGGCCCACGACAATCGCGCGTACGACATCCTGCTGGCCGCGGGACTCGTCGACACCTGGGACACGGCCGCCGAACGCAGCAGGCTGTACGCCACCTTCCACGGCTACCAGCCCCTCACACCCGACGGCGACCGCATCGACTGGATTCTCGCCACAACCGGCACGACGGTGCACCGGGCCGGGATCAACACCTTCGCGGTGAACGGCCAGTTCCCGAGCGACCACCTGCCGGTGCAGGCCACCCTGACCCTGGGATGA